The genomic window ATGCTGATGACCGCATCATATTCATTTGCCAAATCGTTAAAAAGCTCAACAAATTGACCGACAGAAGGTTGAGATGTTGTTGGAAGATCTTTTCGCTTAACCACTTGAAAAAATTCCGAAGCGGAGATTTCGATTTCCTCCTGATAGCTTTCATTTCCGAAGATGACACTGAGAGGGATCATATGAATTTGTAGTGATTCACGTAATTCCTTCGGGATATAGGCTGTACTATCCGTGACAACGGCCGTTTTCTTCATTTGATTACCATCCTTATTTTCTACTCATATCTAAATTACATTTTATCCGAAATCAGCTAGGAATGCATTAAATATAGGTAGAAAGGCTGGGTTAAAATGGTTGGCCGTATAACAAGCACATATTTTATGAATAAATTTTTTAAAAATATATGGCTCGGCTGTCCTCTACCTTTAGACCTCTCTCTTCTATTTCAGCAAGTAATAGTTGAATAAAGTAGGGATCAAGTTTTTGTTCAATTGCTTTAAGGTACGTATTAATAAGAATGGTATCTGTCAAATAAGCTAAACTTTCCATAGGCCATACCTCCTATAACTATACTCCTATATTGCATAAAATTCCAAGTCTTGTAAATAGTTGTAAGATAAATGTCACTATTTTAACAAATTTGATACAATTTGGCGATTCATTTCGATTATGATAAAGTGAAATTCAATAAGTAGAGGGTCTCACTGCTAGTTAATCTGCGATAAAGTGTTTTTTATCATAACAAAGAGCCCTCGATTACTTTAAAGGGAAGATGAGAATGGATAAAAGATTCACAGTTAACACTTGTCCGGGAAAGTTTAAAATAAAAATACCACAAGAATATAAGATCAATATATTAAAAAATGAGCTGGGCCGACACAAGTCGATCAAGGTGCCGAATGTGAACCACTCTATTAGCGGGGACGAATTAGCAGACTGGTTACTCGAGGTTTCCTCTCCACGGGAAGTAGATGAAATAGTTCTGATGATACAATCTGCACGAAGAAGAGGCTCCAGAATCATGTCACTTCTTCAAACGATTGCAGCCGCGTTAATAAAATAAAAAAAACACGTGATGGCATTCCGTTCAATAACGCCATCACGTGTATTCTAGTTCTTCCCTATAGATATTTGGTTTTCAATAACCCGGCTGTCCACCCTAAAAGAACAAACAGCACAGAAATGTTCTTTTTAGGTGCCAGGCACCATCAAAAGACAAATCTTGCGAAAGTGTCCTTTTTGGGTGCCTGGCACCTAAAAAAGGACACAGACAAAATTTATCGGACTTCCACCCAGCCATTTTTGATCGCTACGACAACGGCTTGAGTACGGTCGTTAACATTCATCTTTTGAAGTATGTTACTCACGTGGTTTTTAACTGTTTTTTCACTGATGAAGATGGCTTCGCCGATACCGCGGTTGCTTTTTCCGTCAGCAAGCAGCTGAAGAACTTCGCATTCGCGGCGAGTTAGTAAGTGAAGCGGGCGGCGAATTTCTACTCTTTGTGTGTAGCCCCCACCCTTACCTGACTCTTCAAGTGCGAGACGGCGATATTCATTCACCAAATTATGAGTAACCTTTGGATGCAGGTAGGATCCGCCTTCCGCGACAACCTTTACAGCCTCGATTAATGCATCAGCATCCATTTCTTTCAATAAGTATCCACTAGCGCCAGTTTTTAGGGCATGTGAAACATAGTTTTCATCATCGTGAATCGATAGAATAATGACCTTTGATTCTGGATATTTCTCAATTAACTGTCTCGTTGCTTCTACTCCGTTTGTTGTAGGCATATTAATATCCATGATTACAACGTCTGGCTGATGTTTTTCTACAAGTGCTAACGCCTCGCATCCGTCATCGCCTTCAGCAACAACCGTAAACGATTTTTCAAAATCTAGTATTCTCTTTACGCCTTCTCTAAACAACTGGTGGTCATCGATTATGACAATCTTTGTAGTCAATTGTGTTCCCTCCCAAATAAATCCCAATTTGTCTATTTCTATTTTTTCTCTTATAATTCTACATTTTCTATTTAAATACCTGTGGGTCGATTCTACTATTGTAGAGTAGCATCTCTGTAAAAGCAGCAATCCCGCGGCAGGAGCCTCATTTTTACACAAAAACCTATGTAGGAAAAAACAATGGGCTACATATTTAATGGAACCTGTATGATGACAATGGTCCCTTTTCCAACTGCTGAATCGATGGCCATCTGACCTTCGAGCAGCTCTACTCTTTCTCTCATGCCCATTATCCCAAAAGAATTATGTTTCTTTTCTTGAATATCGAAGCCTTTTCCATCATCTTTAATGACTACCGTTACCTTGGACTTATCAATCTCTAGTCTGACTGTAATTGTATTGGCGTCAGCGTGCTTTAAAGCATTTTGCACGGATTCCTGAATGAGGCGGAAAAGAGCAACTTCATATTTACCAGGCAGACGTTTTTCCTCTTTTATATTTGAAAATTCTATTCTAATAGATTTATGATATTCTTCGATGGTCGCCAAGTATTTTTTGAGGGTCGGGACTAAGCCTAAATCGTCAAGTGCCATTGGGCGCAAATCATAAATAATCCTGCGAACCTCATAGAGAGCGCTGCGGACCATTTTCTTAAGATCACGGATTTCCCCAATTGCAGCAGGACCCCCACGCTCCTTATATACTCGTTCAATTAAATCGGAACGCATCATCACATTCGCCATCATCTGTGCAGGACCATCATGGATTTCACGGGACAGCCGCTTACGCTCTTCTTCCTGTGCTTCGATGATCTTCAAGCCAAATTCCTGCTTCAGCTTGGCGTTTTCCAGCATTTCTCCAACCTGTTTCAGATCACTCATTAAATAATTCATAACCACT from Bacillus sp. DTU_2020_1000418_1_SI_GHA_SEK_038 includes these protein-coding regions:
- a CDS encoding response regulator transcription factor; amino-acid sequence: MTTKIVIIDDHQLFREGVKRILDFEKSFTVVAEGDDGCEALALVEKHQPDVVIMDINMPTTNGVEATRQLIEKYPESKVIILSIHDDENYVSHALKTGASGYLLKEMDADALIEAVKVVAEGGSYLHPKVTHNLVNEYRRLALEESGKGGGYTQRVEIRRPLHLLTRRECEVLQLLADGKSNRGIGEAIFISEKTVKNHVSNILQKMNVNDRTQAVVVAIKNGWVEVR
- the sda gene encoding sporulation histidine kinase inhibitor Sda is translated as MESLAYLTDTILINTYLKAIEQKLDPYFIQLLLAEIEERGLKVEDSRAIYF
- a CDS encoding sensor histidine kinase: MSNKKFDTKTLDMILEQMVEAVGSSKDEVFQIGEQCRKEHLTLSDELKEVKALVKKSIDEGDRLEAQTRFARKKLSEVSKHFKDYSEAEVRDAYEKAHRLQMDYSMNQQLEKQLRDRRDDIERRLVGLSETIERAEHLISQISVVMNYLMSDLKQVGEMLENAKLKQEFGLKIIEAQEEERKRLSREIHDGPAQMMANVMMRSDLIERVYKERGGPAAIGEIRDLKKMVRSALYEVRRIIYDLRPMALDDLGLVPTLKKYLATIEEYHKSIRIEFSNIKEEKRLPGKYEVALFRLIQESVQNALKHADANTITVRLEIDKSKVTVVIKDDGKGFDIQEKKHNSFGIMGMRERVELLEGQMAIDSAVGKGTIVIIQVPLNM